From one Bactrocera neohumeralis isolate Rockhampton unplaced genomic scaffold, APGP_CSIRO_Bneo_wtdbg2-racon-allhic-juicebox.fasta_v2 ctg2277, whole genome shotgun sequence genomic stretch:
- the LOC126766723 gene encoding uncharacterized protein LOC126766723 — translation MENNSRNNTNNIYNEGGILMSSRAENSRSEADLTVRTPNTEVDPFKRVSRIARSPNQTPTISKPVRARSSPPMLEDSTPQAKVAQHPGDYFSELGSAIKRLTEAMHPPQRSINNNMRDILSSIAKLYSKALEEHTKIIEARRKVQLRTTNTETTPKRPREENQPKRKTPPKRNKTAHEEAPKNQHAERSKETSGNSPDKSKKEGKKDDGWVSVKRKPQSHKKIDRKPPPRPDAIVIARSGDMSYRDILMKVRKEENLQKLGENVSRIRKTAKGEILLELKETQMESTSELRGEISKLLGDQAQIKALTHEVIVEIRDLDEITTKEDISEAIRKQVKKLKNFD, via the coding sequence ATGGAAAACAATTCGAGAAACAATACAAACAACATATACAATGAAGGCGGAATTTTAATGAGTAGCCGTGCTGAAAATTCGAGATCAGAGGCGGATCTGACTGTGAGGACCCCAAATACGGAAGTAGATCCATTCAAACGTGTATCGAGGATAGCCCGATCGCCAAATCAGACGCCCACAATCAGTAAACCGGTGCGAGCGAGGTCCTCACCACCGATGCTAGAAGATAGTACACCTCAAGCCAAAGTAGCACAACATCCCGGGGACTACTTCTCTGAACTAGGAAGTGCCATAAAAAGACTGACTGAAGCAATGCATCCGCCGCAGCGGTCTATAAATAACAATATGAGAGACATCCTTAGTTCTATAGCAAAGCTATATTCAAAAGCCCTGGAGGAGCacacaaaaataatagaagCAAGACGGAAGGTACAGCTCAGAACCACAAACACGGAAACAACACCAAAGAGGCCGCGCGAGGAAAATCAGCCCAAACGGAAAACACCGCCTAAAAGGAATAAAACGGCGCATGAAGAGGCACCGAAAAACCAGCACGCGGAGCGAAGCAAAGAGACATCAGGAAATAGCCCTGATAAATCCAAAAAAGAGGGGAAAAAAGATGACGGCTGGGTAAGCGTCAAGCGCAAGCCACAAAGCCACAAAAAAATTGACCGAAAGCCACCCCCACGGCCCGATGCTATAGTCATAGCGCGCTCTGGAGATATGTCCTATAGAGACATCCTTATGAAGgtgagaaaagaagaaaatctgCAGAAACTCGGCGAAAATGTATCGCGTATTCGGAAGACAGCCAAAGGTGAAATATTGCTGGAACTGAAAGAAACCCAAATGGAAAGTACGAGCGAACTAAGGGGCGAAATAAGCAAACTACTGGGAGACCAGGCACAAATCAAAGCGCTTACCCACGAAGTCATAGTAGAGATTCGGGACCTGGACGAAATCACAACCAAGGAGGACATTTCGGAAGCTATACGGAAGCaggtgaaaaaactaaaaaactttgAT